CTCAGAAACCCATTTCAGCAAATATCTTTGCCCAAAACAACAAAAAGATTCCTCCTTTAGACTGCCACTTGCTAAGTTTATAAAACAGAATAGAAGTTGATATCCAGTAAGTGAAGACGCCAAAGTCCaagatcaagaattggactgtaACTGAACAGAAAGCGAGATGTCATGATTTTCTGGGGTTAAGTAAAAAGGTAAAGAAGAAAAGGCCAAAAATGTCAGCAAAGCTGACTGCAATTGCAGGCGTGATTTATCGCATCATTTTTCAACAGGAATTAAATTATTGAGATAATCAAATACGTATAAACAAGAGAGAGGTGCCGaacaaagaattgaaaaaaagaGCATCAAAGGAATGGAAGACAAAGACAGTGAAAGGTAAACAAACGTTGAATTAACACTCCGTTTTCCAGCGACCCCACAAAGACAGCAGCAGAGATGAAAAAGTCTATATACTCTTTACTAATGCAATCAACGATGGCTACACTCCAAGAATATTACGTAACAGCAGCagcttcattttctttttctttttctctttacaaaCTTTTAAGATAAAAGAAGGCGCTCGCCGCTCGTAGCTAATATCGTTAGCTTCAGCTCTACAACTTCAGTATAGACCGTAAGGTGGTATGAtttgtaaattgtaataaacaaGTTATACTattattataatttaaaaattaaataataataataaatttattttatcGATTATACTTTTGATCCATTTATATTATCGCCCTTAGCAAATCGCCTCGTATTGTCATTAACCGACAAGAGGAAATTTATACTCAATATTGAATAATACAAAGACAAATATAACCTTTTCCTCAACATTAAATATGGGGCAATCATACCTCAACAGTATTAAATAATCTCTTGCTGGTTTTCTATGATTTTTAGCTACCTTTTTCATCTATCAAAAACTAGTGAAGATAAAAATACAAAAGGAAGGATTAAACAAGAGAAGCTTTAATCATCTTATCATGGTTGCCAACTAAATGATCATTTAAGGTACAGCTAACTCCTAAACAAAAAAGTATCCTGGTTTGACCAAAAGGAGGATAGAAAAGGTAGTCCAGTCCTTCTCATTTATTAATCTGCTTAACAACCTGTCAAAGGAAATTATTGAATGATTACTTATACCCGTACATCCTAAATTTGTCTTTTACCTTTCATCCTAAATGGTCGTTTAGTCGTTTGCTTTTGCCATCCATCCAAATCGATCAAAGTAGTATGACCATTTAGGCGTTTGCTTTTGCCATCCATCCAAATCGATCAAAGTAGTATCAATGGGAGGTTAGTAAAGAGACTATTTTAAATAGATTCTCGATTCacgaaagaagagaaaaaaaagtAATAGTACCAAACAATAATACCAaaaaaatctaacaataataGAATACGAGACTAATACTAATactctcgactacctactaaTAGTGTACCTTCATTCTCGACTTCCACTCCTTATTTTTTTCAAAGGTATGGCTTTATTATCCTGTGTTTTATAGTCATTCATATTTTTTCTCTTAAATAAAAGAAGACAAAATGTGCATTACCCAAAAAACATTAACAGGAGAGAATGACGTTACTTGTGCAAAAGCCAAATGATCCGTAACAGTTAAGAAGTGGAAAAGCAATGCGTGAAAACCATGGctaactttttcttttctttcctttttctatGAAAGTTATCGCAACTTTAGTAAAGCTATGAATGGCGGAGTAACTTTTTGGGAATTATTTAGCCTTTATGTCATTCATCCATAAAGGAGAAAAGGTGTGTTTACATTTATACGACTTTATTAATAATTTTTGAGCATCTCAGATCAATTCATACTTATCAGTTAGTTGCTGTGGATCCTCTATATATAATAATGAATCCCCAAACTTTGCTAAAATCTCTAGTGTTCATAAACTAAAGTCAAATGCCAGCGAATATATTCCTCTCTATAATCTTCTAAGAAAGACACCGTATAATGAAAAGAACTCACCGAttttaatattttctttccttatttttagtTATTTCCTTTCTTGATTGGAATAGGAATATAATAGTTATAAGTATTCTTAAATTTGTGAGGTAAACTTGAGTTATTGATGAATGGATAATAACGGCACTTTTAAATAAAGCTGGAGGCAACGGTCCTATGTATAACTCATTGAGTGAAGGAGCAAAGGCTAGCTCCATGGGAGCTACTCACAGATCCGTCACCGTTCGCCTAAATAGAGAAGACTGTAAGCGCACAAAACACGATTCGGCTTTCTCCGATTGGAAGGTTCGATCAAAAATTCTCCACTTTTCGTTCCCATTTGTTTTTAGTTGTTTTGAAGAGTGCGCGTTTTCGTTACCTAAAGGTCAGCTTTTGTTGCTTAGATTCAGATCTAGAGCTGTCTCTAGTTGTTTGGATTGGAGTAGTGCTACAGTTTTTGCTGATTAGGTAAATCATGATtttaaaaaggaaagaaaaatatacTAATATAGTAGAGCTGTAGTAATGGCTAAACAACTTGTGACTAGAAAGTAGAGAAATTTTTATGAAGAATAGCCCATTCTTCAACTTCATCACAGAATTTGATGTTAAGAATGACAACAAATTGGCCAGATAAGTCATCTTCTTTAAGCATATTTGCAAAGAATAGCCCAACACagaagataaataaataaatttgggTTTTCTCGAATGTACAAAAAATATTTATGTGATAAAGCTCAAATCTTTTCTCCAGAATGGGAAGAAAATGAATTGTAGGAAGTTCTTTTAGCAACTTAACTCTAGTTTTTCTGATTGGCTCATTCTTATTCATTGTGAGTGTTTATTGCCAGATTCTAATTGGGCCTAATGATTGGACGAATTATTTACTGGGGAAGGAAGGAGCAGAGAAATATAGGACTCAGAACCTGCCAAACTGCACCTCGTGCTCTGGAGTTTATGAGCTTGGAATAGCTGTGTCACGACACCAAGCTGGGCGAGAGGCTAGCAGACTTGACCCTGATTATATTGTTCCTGTATATGTTGGAAAATCTGACATTGTTAGGACTAGGCTACAGCGGTATGGCCGTGAAGGCGCTCATTTAGAGAATATCTGCTCCAATAGTGCACTGCACGACCAAGAAAATGTATCTGCTTCAAAGAGAGCAGGATTGTTTACAGAAGCATTCTCAAGAGGCTTCTCTATCGTTTATAGGTGGGCACCTGTAAGTACATATTTCTCTTATCTACAACTTTAAGCCTCTTGCAGATGTTGTTAATTTGTAGTTTCCTCCTTAAGATATCGAAACGCATAAGGTTGTTGCTCGCTCATTCATGCAAATAGCGAGTAAAGCTAGATATTTTAACATTCAGATTAAAGCTCTCCTAGTTTTACTCTGTAATCTTTTGGGAAATTATTATTATGAGGTTATCTTACTAGGCTCTAGACGACAACACTAATAGACCAAGTTGAGTTTTTGCTTTCAGCATTTCACTTTTGTTCATTCTTTGAAGAATCATTGTGAGCTGTCTGCTAGCCATTTGTTTGCATAGTTAAGCATGTTAAAGATTGAAAGTAATTACACACTCTATTGGCTTGTACCAAAAACTACCTCAGTTACTAATGGATTTTGGTAATGTTTCCTAATATTTAACAGATGAATGACAACAAAGATGCTGAGAAAACTGAATCCCAGCTGCTCGACAGATTTGACTATGCTTGGAATAAAGGCAGTAATGGCGTACGTCGACACAATGATGTCCTCCACAAACTTGATCGCATTTCAAGAGCAACTCGTCTTCCTGCTTTTGTCAGGAAGCTTCAATTGTCCCTTGAGAAACAAAAAGGTGTCAAAATCAAAGCTTGCAAGCCCCTTTTGTTGGAGAACGGATCTGAGTTTCATGATAGCTTCAAAGGCACTTATTTCCTTccccaaatcttcaaatttggTCGATCAAACCCAAGAATAATTTCACTAAGTTCCGGTGTAAATGGTGATCCAAATACTATCTGTGGTGTGGCTTTGGGTCATGGATCTGTTTGTATAAGGCCTCCAATTATGGGAAATAAAAGATGTGCTGAGCACAAGGGAATGAAGGTAAATGGTGTAAATTCAAAGTTGATTGCAGAATGTTTGGAGCACAAGGGAAGGAGTCGAGGCTTAATTTCTCAGCCAGTGACAGACAAAAGTTGCCACTGGACCCACAATCCTATACTTGAAAACAGGACTTATTCCACTGATGATGGCCAGCAGATGTTATCCCGTACAGCTGATACACAACACCCTCAAGATTTCTCTAGCTGTCCTCTTATCGGCAAGAACCACAAGGTCATGTGTGGAGTTCACTTAAATGATGGTAGTTTTTGCACCAGGCAACCTGCAGTAGGAAGAAAGCGGTGTGAAGAACATAAGGGTATGAGGGTTAAAGAGCCCATTTCTAAGCAATTAGGAGTAGAAATACCGAGTGTATTTGCAGGTCCAGCTACCAAAATTAGCAGTGAGAAAATGCATTGGAATATAGACATTCCATCAGTCAACCATTCTCCGGCTTGTGGAGCAACATTGTGTAATGGTTCCTTTTGCAGAAGGAAACCTTCGGAAGGTAATAAAAGATGTTGGCAGCACAAAGGTATGAGGGTTAAAGAGCCCATTTCTAAGCAATTAGAAGCAGAAATACCAAGTGTATTTGCAGGTCCAGCTACCAAAATTAGCAGTGAGAAAATGCATTGGAATATAGACATTCCATCAGTCAACCATTCTCCAGCTTGTGGAGCAACATTGCGTAATGGTTCCTTTTGCAGAAGGAAACCTTCGAAAGGTAATAAAAGATGTTGGCAGCACAAAGGCATGAAGAGTTGAAATAGGACCTCCACGACCTGCATAATGTAGTTTCATAAGAGAATTATTAATCAAGTTGTGGTGCACCCTTACGCAGTGGTGTTGGGATTATCCTTTTATTTAAGAATTATTTATTTACTGTATGTTTGGTCTTTTATTTAGTTGAATTGGTCAGCTCCTAGTTATTAGGAAGTGGACGAGTGGTTTTAGTTGACATAGTGGAGTCTGTTAGGAGTCCTAGTTAATGTTTGTTTAGTCGTGGGTTTGTGGGTTTC
This Nicotiana tomentosiformis unplaced genomic scaffold, ASM39032v3 Un00115, whole genome shotgun sequence DNA region includes the following protein-coding sequences:
- the LOC104090466 gene encoding protein EFFECTOR OF TRANSCRIPTION 2 isoform X5: MSFIHKGEKILIGPNDWTNYLLGKEGAEKYRTQNLPNCTSCSGVYELGIAVSRHQAGREASRLDPDYIVPVYVGKSDIVRTRLQRYGREGAHLENICSNSALHDQENVSASKRAGLFTEAFSRGFSIVYRWAPMNDNKDAEKTESQLLDRFDYAWNKGSNGVRRHNDVLHKLDRISRATRLPAFVRKLQLSLEKQKGVKIKACKPLLLENGSEFHDSFKGTYFLPQIFKFGRSNPRIISLSSGVNGDPNTICGVALGHGSVCIRPPIMGNKRCAEHKGMKVNGVNSKLIAECLEHKGRSRGLISQPVTDKSCHWTHNPILENRTYSTDDGQQMLSRTADTQHPQDFSSCPLIGKNHKVMCGVHLNDGSFCTRQPAVGRKRCEEHKGMRVKEPISKQLGVEIPSVFAGPATKISSEKMHWNIDIPSVNHSPACGATLCNGSFCRRKPSEGNKRCWQHKGMRVKEPISKQLEAEIPSVFAGPATKISSEKMHWNIDIPSVNHSPACGATLRNGSFCRRKPSKGNKRCWQHKGMKS
- the LOC104090466 gene encoding protein EFFECTOR OF TRANSCRIPTION 2 isoform X6, producing MYNSLSEGAKASSMGATHRSVTVRLNREDCKRTKHDSAFSDWKILIGPNDWTNYLLGKEGAEKYRTQNLPNCTSCSGVYELGIAVSRHQAGREASRLDPDYIVPVYVGKSDIVRTRLQRYGREGAHLENICSNSALHDQENVSASKRAGLFTEAFSRGFSIVYRWAPMNDNKDAEKTESQLLDRFDYAWNKGSNGVRRHNDVLHKLDRISRATRLPAFVRKLQLSLEKQKGVKIKACKPLLLENGSEFHDSFKGTYFLPQIFKFGRSNPRIISLSSGVNGDPNTICGVALGHGSVCIRPPIMGNKRCAEHKGMKVNGVNSKLIAECLEHKGRSRGLISQPVTDKSCHWTHNPILENRTYSTDDGQQMLSRTADTQHPQDFSSCPLIGKNHKVMCGVHLNDGSFCTRQPAVGRKRCEEHKGMRVKEPISKQLEAEIPSVFAGPATKISSEKMHWNIDIPSVNHSPACGATLRNGSFCRRKPSKGNKRCWQHKGMKS
- the LOC104090466 gene encoding protein EFFECTOR OF TRANSCRIPTION 2 isoform X8: MYNSLSEGAKASSMGATHRSVTVRLNREDCKRTKHDSAFSDWKILIGPNDWTNYLLGKEGAEKYRTQNLPNCTSCSGVYELGIAVSRHQAGREASRLDPDYIVPVYVGKSDIVRTRLQRYGREGAHLENICSNSALHDQENVSASKRAGLFTEAFSRGFSIVYRWAPMNDNKDAEKTESQLLDRFDYAWNKGSNGVRRHNDVLHKLDRISRATRLPAFVRKLQLSLEKQKGVKIKACKPLLLENGSEFHDSFKGTYFLPQIFKFGRSNPRIISLSSGVNGDPNTICGVALGHGSVCIRPPIMGNKRCAEHKGMKVNGVEHKGMRVKEPISKQLEAEIPSVFAGPATKISSEKMHWNIDIPSVNHSPACGATLRNGSFCRRKPSKGNKRCWQHKGMKS
- the LOC104090466 gene encoding protein EFFECTOR OF TRANSCRIPTION 2 isoform X4 is translated as MYNSLSEGAKASSMGATHRSVTVRLNREDCKRTKHDSAFSDWKILIGPNDWTNYLLGKEGAEKYRTQNLPNCTSCSGVYELGIAVSRHQAGREASRLDPDYIVPVYVGKSDIVRTRLQRYGREGAHLENICSNSALHDQENVSASKRAGLFTEAFSRGFSIVYRWAPMNDNKDAEKTESQLLDRFDYAWNKGSNGVRRHNDVLHKLDRISRATRLPAFVRKLQLSLEKQKGVKIKACKPLLLENGSEFHDSFKGTYFLPQIFKFGRSNPRIISLSSGVNGDPNTICGVALGHGSVCIRPPIMGNKRCAEHKGMKVNGVNSKLIAECLEHKGRSRGLISQPVTDKSCHWTHNPILENRTYSTDDGQQMLSRTADTQHPQDFSSCPLIGKNHKVMCGVHLNDGSFCTRQPAVGRKRCEEHKGMRVKEPISKQLGVEIPSVFAGPATKISSEKMHWNIDIPSVNHSPACGATLCNGSFCRRKPSEGNKRCWQHKEAEIPSVFAGPSVNHSPACGATLRNGSFCRRKPSKGNKRCWQHKGMKS
- the LOC104090466 gene encoding protein EFFECTOR OF TRANSCRIPTION 2 isoform X3, which codes for MYNSLSEGAKASSMGATHRSVTVRLNREDCKRTKHDSAFSDWKILIGPNDWTNYLLGKEGAEKYRTQNLPNCTSCSGVYELGIAVSRHQAGREASRLDPDYIVPVYVGKSDIVRTRLQRYGREGAHLENICSNSALHDQENVSASKRAGLFTEAFSRGFSIVYRWAPMNDNKDAEKTESQLLDRFDYAWNKGSNGVRRHNDVLHKLDRISRATRLPAFVRKLQLSLEKQKGVKIKACKPLLLENGSEFHDSFKGTYFLPQIFKFGRSNPRIISLSSGVNGDPNTICGVALGHGSVCIRPPIMGNKRCAEHKGMKVNGVNSKLIAECLEHKGRSRGLISQPVTDKSCHWTHNPILENRTYSTDDGQQMLSRTADTQHPQDFSSCPLIGKNHKVMCGVHLNDGSFCTRQPAVGRKRCEEHKGMRVKEPISKQLGVEIPSVFAGPATKISSEKMHWNIDIPSVNHSPACGATLCNGSFCRRKPSEGNKRCWQHKGMRVKEPISKQLEAEIPSVFAGPSVNHSPACGATLRNGSFCRRKPSKGNKRCWQHKGMKS
- the LOC104090466 gene encoding protein EFFECTOR OF TRANSCRIPTION 2 isoform X7 → MYNSLSEGAKASSMGATHRSVTVRLNREDCKRTKHDSAFSDWKILIGPNDWTNYLLGKEGAEKYRTQNLPNCTSCSGVYELGIAVSRHQAGREASRLDPDYIVPVYVGKSDIVRTRLQRYGREGAHLENICSNSALHDQENVSASKRAGLFTEAFSRGFSIVYRWAPMNDNKDAEKTESQLLDRFDYAWNKGSNGVRRHNDVLHKLDRISRATRLPAFVRKLQLSLEKQKGVKIKACKPLLLENGSEFHDSFKGTYFLPQIFKFGRSNPRIISLSSGVNGDPNTICGVALGHGSVCIRPPIMGNKRCAEHKGMKVNGVEHKGMRVKEPISKQLGVEIPSVFAGPATKISSEKMHWNIDIPSVNHSPACGATLCNGSFCRRKPSEGNKRCWQHKGMRVKEPISKQLEAEIPSVFAGPATKISSEKMHWNIDIPSVNHSPACGATLRNGSFCRRKPSKGNKRCWQHKGMKS
- the LOC104090466 gene encoding protein EFFECTOR OF TRANSCRIPTION 2 isoform X2, which produces MYNSLSEGAKASSMGATHRSVTVRLNREDCKRTKHDSAFSDWKILIGPNDWTNYLLGKEGAEKYRTQNLPNCTSCSGVYELGIAVSRHQAGREASRLDPDYIVPVYVGKSDIVRTRLQRYGREGAHLENICSNSALHDQENVSASKRAGLFTEAFSRGFSIVYRWAPMNDNKDAEKTESQLLDRFDYAWNKGSNGVRRHNDVLHKLDRISRATRLPAFVRKLQLSLEKQKGVKIKACKPLLLENGSEFHDSFKGTYFLPQIFKFGRSNPRIISLSSGVNGDPNTICGVALGHGSVCIRPPIMGNKRCAEHKGMKVNGVNSKLIAECLEHKGRSRGLISQPVTDKSCHWTHNPILENRTYSTDDGQQMLSRTADTQHPQDFSSCPLIGKNHKVMCGVHLNDGSFCTRQPAVGRKRCEEHKGMRVKEPISKQLGVEIPSVFAGPATKISSEKMHWNIDIPSVNHSPACGATLCNGSFCRRKPSEGNKRCWQHKEAEIPSVFAGPATKISSEKMHWNIDIPSVNHSPACGATLRNGSFCRRKPSKGNKRCWQHKGMKS
- the LOC104090466 gene encoding protein EFFECTOR OF TRANSCRIPTION 2 isoform X1 translates to MYNSLSEGAKASSMGATHRSVTVRLNREDCKRTKHDSAFSDWKILIGPNDWTNYLLGKEGAEKYRTQNLPNCTSCSGVYELGIAVSRHQAGREASRLDPDYIVPVYVGKSDIVRTRLQRYGREGAHLENICSNSALHDQENVSASKRAGLFTEAFSRGFSIVYRWAPMNDNKDAEKTESQLLDRFDYAWNKGSNGVRRHNDVLHKLDRISRATRLPAFVRKLQLSLEKQKGVKIKACKPLLLENGSEFHDSFKGTYFLPQIFKFGRSNPRIISLSSGVNGDPNTICGVALGHGSVCIRPPIMGNKRCAEHKGMKVNGVNSKLIAECLEHKGRSRGLISQPVTDKSCHWTHNPILENRTYSTDDGQQMLSRTADTQHPQDFSSCPLIGKNHKVMCGVHLNDGSFCTRQPAVGRKRCEEHKGMRVKEPISKQLGVEIPSVFAGPATKISSEKMHWNIDIPSVNHSPACGATLCNGSFCRRKPSEGNKRCWQHKGMRVKEPISKQLEAEIPSVFAGPATKISSEKMHWNIDIPSVNHSPACGATLRNGSFCRRKPSKGNKRCWQHKGMKS